AATCTACGGAACGACATTAACAGGTGGGGATGCCAACATAGTTGCATCCCGTAACGCACTCGCGGTTCAAATGAATACCATCATTAATGCTGGCACGACCGACAAGGACTGGTGGGAAGGCAAGGTGGACTGGATTGAGGCAAGGAAGCCGGGAATAACCATATACAGTGGTATGGTCGCCCCGGGAGTCAACTTCGCGTTGTGGAAGTATAATCAGTGGCTCACAAATGCCTATCCCACGTGGGACTGGCTATGGACTCAACTCAATAACAAGGAAGACGTGGAGTTGAAGATCAACCCAGGCTCGGAAACTGCTCACGCTCTAACTCTTACCAGTCTCAAATTCAATGACCTCGACTCGGATGGCATCTGGGACTTGCTCGAACCGCGTAAGATCGACTACCTCGATCCGAACAACCCCACGCAATTGTTTGAGTCCGACTTGTTTCTAAACGAGTTTGGCGCTCTTAAGTTCAACTGGCATAACAACGGGTTTAACAACCCAACGGACGTATTTATCTCAATGGCTTTCAGGGAGAGTGTGCCCGAGCCAAGTACGATTATCGTATTGGCTTGTGGTTTAGTATCACTTTTCGGACAAAGACGACGCAGGGTGTAGCTTATTGAGCTGCCCCTAAATCATTAGTCAAGCCCACCGTTATTAACATTACGGTGGGCTTATTTTACTTGCCCTTTATAGTCAAACAATCTCGATTCTGACTATTTCCCAATATCGCTTTAATGTTTTATTGGAAGCTGCAGGAGATTAAAGGAAGGGTTAAGCTGCCCTTCGTGGACGCTTATCCGCCCAGGTGTCTTAGCGGGTCCCACCGTTGGCCTTAAGTATGCTCGTCTACTGACATGGAGCAAGTCGGATTAGTTCCATTTGAACTGATATTATCTGCCTTCCTAATTGACCTAGCCCCAGGGATGTTGTAACATAATGAAATTGGCCACGTTGGGGGGGTGTCACATTCTCATCTCCGTGAAGTCAACGTATCAAGCCCATTGATTGGGCTTTTTGGGTGTGTCATACTTCAATTAACTGCAAGAAGTTGGAATGGAGCTTAAATGAACATAATCTTAATGGTGTTTGATTCGCTTCGTAAGGACTGCATCGGCTGTTACGGCAAACCTTATTGGGGTGAGGTGAAGACACCTAACTTCGATGCGTTAGCCAAAGAGTCGCTAATGATGACTCGGGCATATCCAGAATCGCTGCCGACATTGCCGACCCGTCGAGCGCTCTATACCGGAAAGAGAACCTATCCTTTTGATAAGGGCAATTTTTGGTTAAAAGGTGATTTCTACGGCTTTCCCGGTTGGGGAGCAATTCCTGAGGATCAGCCAACACTTGCGGAAATGCTCTCTGAAGCCGGCTATCGAACAGCGTTGGTTTCCGATGTTTGTCATATGTTCAAGCCATCCAAGAACTTTACTCGCGGCTTCAATCAATGGACTTTCCTTCGCGGTAATGAGACTG
The nucleotide sequence above comes from bacterium. Encoded proteins:
- a CDS encoding PEP-CTERM sorting domain-containing protein, with translation MKRISAVTAVLAAFIVLCFAGTAYAQENWVSVQLDYNLYGHVWNTDTGAFGGLGVPYCAPTATINSFRFLEKSNPLIYGTTLTGGDANIVASRNALAVQMNTIINAGTTDKDWWEGKVDWIEARKPGITIYSGMVAPGVNFALWKYNQWLTNAYPTWDWLWTQLNNKEDVELKINPGSETAHALTLTSLKFNDLDSDGIWDLLEPRKIDYLDPNNPTQLFESDLFLNEFGALKFNWHNNGFNNPTDVFISMAFRESVPEPSTIIVLACGLVSLFGQRRRRV